In Opitutus sp. ER46, one DNA window encodes the following:
- a CDS encoding DUF6268 family outer membrane beta-barrel protein encodes MFTTLRFPAILALVLLPVTIIAQPGRSGAGLPSSVTVTAGGASADDLNDDFGGRFGDTQVTHVAASLSHRFSLTDRSSLTLEGGYERFDLDSDPAVVPLPDQLQTVSVQGMLRHPLGPRWSLLANLKTSVANSGTGIESDGLGVNVVLLGLYRQTDTFSWAAGLMYRSLAEDDYRWLPAVGFDWRPNQTWAVSVGFPRTGVTYTLNDRVRTSLEATFQGGTFYVKEPVGVRLAGPRFPLRDTLLDYSEVRVGGTVEYQPHPAVTLTASTGVVVGQKFDYFDRNYELSSDGATPFVRLAVRYSF; translated from the coding sequence ATGTTCACCACCCTGCGCTTTCCAGCCATCCTGGCGCTCGTGCTCCTTCCGGTTACGATCATCGCCCAACCTGGGCGCTCCGGTGCCGGACTACCTTCCAGCGTCACCGTCACCGCGGGCGGCGCTTCCGCCGATGACCTCAACGACGATTTCGGCGGCCGCTTCGGCGACACCCAGGTCACCCACGTGGCGGCCAGCCTCTCCCATCGATTTTCGCTCACCGATCGCAGTTCGCTGACGCTCGAGGGCGGCTATGAGCGATTCGACCTCGACTCCGATCCCGCCGTCGTCCCGCTGCCCGACCAGCTTCAGACCGTGAGCGTGCAAGGCATGCTCCGCCACCCGCTGGGTCCGCGCTGGAGCCTTCTGGCCAATCTCAAGACCTCGGTCGCCAACTCGGGCACCGGCATCGAGAGCGATGGCCTCGGCGTGAACGTCGTCCTGCTCGGGCTGTATCGGCAGACCGACACGTTCTCCTGGGCCGCCGGCCTCATGTACCGGTCGCTGGCGGAGGACGACTACCGCTGGCTCCCCGCGGTCGGCTTCGACTGGCGTCCCAACCAGACGTGGGCCGTCTCCGTCGGCTTCCCGCGCACGGGCGTGACCTACACCTTGAACGACCGTGTCCGCACCTCCCTCGAGGCGACCTTCCAGGGCGGCACCTTCTACGTGAAGGAGCCCGTCGGCGTCCGTCTGGCCGGCCCGCGCTTTCCGCTTCGCGACACCCTCCTCGACTACTCGGAAGTCCGGGTCGGCGGCACGGTCGAGTACCAGCCGCACCCCGCCGTCACGCTCACGGCGTCCACCGGCGTGGTCGTTGGCCAGAAATTCGATTATTTCGACCGCAACTACGAACTCTCCAGCGACGGCGCCACCCCGTTCGTCCGGCTCGCCGTGCGGTACTCGTTCTAG
- a CDS encoding CHASE domain-containing protein — protein sequence MTLLGGFALTAIGVVHEIRTERAEASFRFVRTAERLSDEVERRMNQALYGLKGTRGLFASAPVVTREAFRAYVASREVERDFPGMIGFGFVERVRHADLDAFVARERADGAPTFAVHPVTDSPVHYVIKFIEPLEPNLRAFGYDLGSEPLRRRTIEHAIGTGEAALTPRITLVQADRGGPGFLYLLPVYAHGANPRTPQERAAALVGLVYAPIVIREVFAGITTGTEDLIDVEVYEGAERTGEHLLLDADGVIVTAKDVGVAEPFGGRAFHRERTVQIGGQDWTVAMTSTAKFEASLDHKVPIATGVGGLLVTALLMSIMWSLGQGRSRAVALAEQMTAALRERAAEARRLAMIAAHTSNGAVITDPDGRIEWINEGFTRLTGYALPEVKGRKPGAFLHGPRTDPGTCTLMREAIAAQTGFRTEVLNYHKSGRPYWVAVEVQPLHDEAGKLVGFMGLEADIDERKRAEQKIKANEQRLAALTAQAPGVIFQYDVHGEGAGEFSFVSEGTRELLGHGLAGGARRRPPNALRCVVREDRRRVLRRFEKAVREGADWDDTFRLRAPSGGTRWVHARATIHRQDDGTRSWFGIVADVTEQQQARFEAERLNTKLAAAVDEAHDAVARAEQANRAKGQFLASMSHEIRTPMNGVIGMTSLLLDTQLDEQQREYTQIIRSSGETLLSLINDILDFSKIESGRMDLEAEPFSLAECIESTLDLFATRAAEKRIELLYQLAPGVPPAIRGDVTRVRQILVNLVGNALKFTERGEIEVSVRPQKGVGQRSQLIFAVRDTGIGIAPEAQGKLFHAFLQVDASTSRKYGGTGLGLAISRRLAEIMGGRMWVESQAGQGATFRFTLLADWLPEAPPTANPVPPEALRGRRILVADANPTGRRILVALAEKWGLTATVAETSAAALERLRAGEVFDVAVVDLLMPDMDGLVLARVIRSLPLSRPLPLVLLSSIGRRLEPAEAELFDAVTSKPVKPATLFLMLARAVGIAAPAAVPSPRLPTAPAAGNVPALRILLAEDNPVNLKVALHLLRRFGHRADTVGNGMEAVEACRRQDYDVVLMDMQMPEIDGLEATRQIRREQHGTRPVPRIIALTANAMEEDRERCVDAGMDDFLSKPLTAEQLAEALARARAQPAAQR from the coding sequence GTGACGCTGCTGGGAGGCTTCGCGCTGACCGCAATCGGGGTGGTGCACGAAATTCGTACCGAGCGTGCGGAGGCGTCATTCCGTTTCGTTCGCACGGCCGAGCGGTTGAGCGACGAAGTGGAGCGCCGGATGAACCAGGCGCTGTACGGGCTCAAAGGGACGCGGGGACTCTTTGCCTCGGCGCCGGTCGTCACGCGCGAGGCGTTTCGCGCGTATGTGGCGTCGCGCGAGGTGGAGCGGGACTTCCCCGGCATGATCGGTTTCGGCTTTGTCGAACGCGTGCGGCACGCCGACCTCGACGCGTTTGTCGCGCGTGAACGGGCGGACGGGGCGCCGACGTTCGCGGTGCATCCGGTGACGGACTCGCCCGTGCACTACGTGATCAAGTTCATCGAACCGCTGGAGCCGAATCTCCGGGCGTTCGGCTATGATCTGGGTTCCGAGCCGTTGCGGCGGCGCACGATCGAGCATGCCATCGGCACGGGCGAGGCGGCGCTGACGCCCCGCATCACGCTGGTGCAGGCCGACCGCGGGGGGCCGGGCTTTCTGTATCTGCTTCCGGTGTACGCTCACGGCGCGAATCCGCGCACGCCGCAGGAGCGCGCGGCGGCACTGGTGGGTCTGGTTTACGCTCCGATTGTGATCCGGGAAGTATTCGCCGGCATCACGACCGGCACGGAGGACTTGATCGACGTCGAGGTTTATGAAGGGGCCGAGCGCACGGGCGAGCATCTGCTGCTCGATGCCGATGGCGTGATCGTGACCGCCAAGGACGTCGGGGTGGCCGAGCCCTTTGGCGGGCGCGCATTTCACCGCGAGCGCACCGTGCAAATCGGCGGACAGGACTGGACGGTCGCAATGACTTCGACGGCCAAATTTGAAGCCAGTCTCGATCACAAGGTGCCCATCGCAACGGGCGTGGGCGGGCTGCTCGTGACCGCCTTGTTGATGAGCATCATGTGGTCGCTCGGCCAGGGGCGGTCGCGGGCCGTGGCGCTGGCCGAGCAGATGACGGCTGCGCTCCGGGAGCGCGCAGCCGAAGCGCGGCGGCTCGCGATGATTGCGGCGCACACCAGCAACGGGGCGGTGATCACGGATCCGGATGGGCGCATCGAGTGGATCAACGAGGGGTTCACCCGCCTGACCGGATATGCGCTGCCGGAGGTCAAGGGGCGCAAGCCGGGCGCCTTCCTGCACGGTCCACGCACGGATCCAGGCACCTGTACGCTCATGCGTGAGGCGATCGCTGCCCAAACCGGGTTTCGGACGGAAGTGCTCAATTACCACAAGTCCGGTCGCCCCTACTGGGTGGCGGTCGAGGTGCAGCCACTCCACGACGAGGCTGGCAAGCTGGTCGGATTCATGGGTCTGGAGGCCGACATCGACGAGCGGAAGCGCGCGGAGCAGAAGATCAAGGCCAACGAACAGCGATTGGCTGCCCTTACGGCGCAGGCGCCTGGGGTGATCTTCCAGTATGATGTGCATGGGGAAGGCGCGGGCGAGTTTTCCTTCGTCAGCGAAGGCACGCGGGAGTTGTTGGGTCATGGGCTCGCGGGCGGGGCGCGGCGCCGGCCCCCCAATGCGCTGCGCTGCGTCGTGCGAGAGGATCGCCGCCGCGTGCTTCGCCGGTTCGAAAAGGCGGTCCGGGAGGGGGCCGATTGGGATGACACTTTCCGGCTGCGGGCCCCGAGTGGAGGCACGCGCTGGGTGCATGCGCGCGCCACCATCCACCGTCAGGACGACGGCACGCGGAGCTGGTTTGGCATTGTGGCGGACGTGACCGAGCAGCAGCAGGCGCGGTTTGAGGCCGAGCGGCTGAACACGAAGCTCGCGGCGGCGGTCGACGAAGCCCACGACGCCGTCGCGCGGGCGGAACAGGCGAATCGCGCCAAGGGACAATTCCTCGCGTCCATGAGCCACGAGATCCGCACGCCCATGAATGGCGTGATCGGGATGACCTCGCTGCTGCTGGACACCCAGCTTGACGAGCAGCAGCGCGAGTACACCCAGATCATCCGGTCGAGCGGCGAGACGCTCTTGTCGCTCATCAACGACATTCTCGATTTCTCCAAGATCGAGTCCGGCCGCATGGACCTCGAGGCGGAGCCCTTCAGCCTCGCCGAGTGCATCGAGAGCACGCTCGACCTGTTTGCCACGCGGGCGGCGGAGAAGCGGATCGAGCTGCTCTATCAGCTCGCGCCGGGCGTGCCCCCGGCGATCCGCGGCGACGTCACCCGCGTCCGGCAGATCCTGGTCAACCTGGTGGGGAACGCGCTGAAATTTACCGAGCGCGGCGAGATCGAGGTGTCGGTGCGCCCGCAAAAGGGCGTCGGCCAGCGCTCGCAGCTCATCTTTGCCGTGCGCGACACCGGGATCGGTATCGCCCCGGAGGCGCAGGGGAAGCTCTTCCATGCGTTCTTGCAGGTCGACGCCTCGACCAGCCGCAAGTACGGCGGCACCGGGCTCGGCCTCGCGATCAGCCGCCGGTTGGCGGAGATCATGGGCGGACGCATGTGGGTCGAGAGCCAGGCGGGCCAGGGGGCGACGTTCCGGTTTACGCTGCTGGCGGATTGGCTGCCGGAGGCGCCGCCGACTGCGAACCCCGTGCCGCCGGAGGCGCTGCGCGGGCGCCGCATCCTGGTCGCGGACGCCAACCCGACCGGACGCCGTATTCTCGTCGCGCTTGCGGAAAAGTGGGGCCTGACGGCGACCGTGGCCGAGACGAGCGCCGCGGCGCTGGAGCGCCTCCGGGCGGGAGAGGTGTTCGATGTCGCCGTGGTCGATCTGCTCATGCCGGACATGGACGGCCTGGTGCTCGCCCGGGTGATCCGTTCGCTGCCCTTGTCACGCCCGCTGCCGCTCGTGCTCCTGTCCTCGATCGGGCGCCGGCTGGAGCCGGCCGAGGCCGAGCTTTTCGACGCGGTGACCAGCAAGCCGGTGAAGCCGGCCACGCTGTTCCTGATGCTGGCGCGGGCGGTCGGGATCGCGGCGCCGGCGGCGGTGCCCAGCCCGCGGCTGCCAACGGCCCCGGCGGCGGGCAACGTGCCGGCGCTCCGTATCCTGCTGGCGGAGGACAATCCGGTGAACCTGAAGGTCGCGCTGCATCTGCTCCGGCGCTTCGGCCACCGTGCCGACACCGTGGGCAACGGGATGGAGGCGGTCGAGGCGTGCCGGCGGCAGGACTACGACGTCGTCCTGATGGACATGCAGATGCCGGAGATCGACGGACTTGAGGCCACGCGGCAGATCCGCCGGGAGCAGCACGGCACGCGGCCGGTGCCGCGGATCATCGCGCTCACCGCGAATGCCATGGAGGAAGATCGCGAGCGGTGCGTCGACGCGGGCATGGACGATTTTCTCAGCAAACCGCTGACGGCGGAGCAGCTCGCGGAGGCGCTGGCCCGGGCCCGGGCTCAACCGGCAGCCCAGCGGTGA
- a CDS encoding methyl-accepting chemotaxis protein has product MKQWTIGKRVVVMATFLCVVSMLVTLGSVVGMRLIENRGRAVSQKSLPGVIETSTMNYLPMINMVRLYRLLDSTNAADRAAIEEATLEDTKKFRAADKVYAATLSTPEEKAEYDKLGRIHEHYLELRQKYLSLVETDREQARRVLTIDMVGALTEFSNQTLAIVARNAREGEANGNALVTAVRRTSVTIIVVGVLGILLGAAMAVFTIRTTNKALGNVASALNEAANQVGGASDQVASASQSLAEGASAQAASLEETSASLEEIDGQTRRNAENAGNARTLSDDTRQSTEQGTQQMHEMVAAMADIKTSSDNIAKIIKTIDEIAFQTNILALNAAVEAARAGDAGAGFAVVADEVRGLAQRAAVAARETAEKIDDSIAKSARGSELSTRVAERLTEIADKASKMNQLVTEIATSSNEQAQGLAQVGKAVTQMDKVTQANAGSAEETASAAAEMKAQSATMLENVDALLRLVGAKKKDGAAALSATDGESAPAPKSAPLTFSRNRRSARAARPAEFVN; this is encoded by the coding sequence ATGAAACAATGGACGATCGGTAAGCGGGTGGTGGTGATGGCAACTTTTTTGTGCGTCGTGAGCATGCTGGTGACCCTCGGTAGCGTCGTCGGCATGCGCCTGATCGAGAACCGGGGCCGGGCGGTCAGCCAGAAGAGCCTGCCGGGCGTCATCGAGACCAGCACGATGAACTACCTGCCCATGATCAACATGGTGCGGCTCTATCGGCTGCTGGACTCGACCAATGCCGCGGATCGCGCGGCCATCGAGGAAGCGACCTTGGAGGACACGAAGAAATTCCGCGCAGCCGACAAGGTTTACGCCGCGACGCTCTCCACGCCCGAAGAGAAAGCCGAATACGACAAGCTCGGTCGCATCCACGAGCATTACCTCGAGTTGCGTCAGAAATACTTGTCGCTGGTCGAGACCGATCGCGAGCAAGCCAGGCGCGTGCTCACCATCGACATGGTCGGCGCCCTGACCGAGTTTTCGAACCAGACGCTCGCGATCGTCGCCCGCAACGCCCGGGAAGGTGAAGCCAACGGCAACGCGCTGGTCACGGCCGTGCGCCGCACGTCCGTCACGATCATCGTCGTCGGCGTCCTTGGCATCCTCCTCGGAGCCGCGATGGCCGTGTTCACGATCCGCACGACCAACAAGGCGTTGGGCAACGTTGCCAGCGCCCTGAACGAAGCGGCCAATCAGGTCGGCGGCGCTTCGGACCAGGTTGCCAGCGCCAGCCAGTCCCTCGCCGAGGGCGCCAGCGCGCAGGCCGCTTCGCTGGAGGAGACGTCGGCGTCGCTCGAGGAGATCGACGGCCAGACCCGTCGTAACGCCGAGAACGCCGGGAACGCCCGCACACTCTCCGACGACACCCGCCAGTCCACCGAGCAGGGCACCCAGCAGATGCACGAGATGGTCGCCGCCATGGCCGACATCAAGACCTCGTCCGACAACATCGCCAAGATCATCAAGACCATCGACGAGATCGCCTTCCAAACCAACATCCTCGCCCTCAATGCGGCCGTGGAAGCCGCCCGCGCGGGCGACGCCGGCGCCGGATTCGCGGTTGTCGCCGACGAGGTACGTGGCCTGGCCCAGCGCGCCGCCGTCGCCGCCCGCGAGACGGCCGAGAAAATCGACGATTCCATCGCCAAGAGTGCGCGTGGCTCCGAACTCTCCACCCGGGTCGCCGAACGGCTCACGGAAATCGCCGACAAGGCCTCCAAGATGAACCAGCTCGTGACCGAGATTGCCACGTCCTCCAACGAGCAGGCCCAGGGCCTCGCTCAAGTGGGAAAGGCGGTGACGCAGATGGACAAAGTGACCCAGGCCAACGCCGGCAGTGCGGAGGAAACCGCGAGTGCCGCCGCCGAAATGAAAGCCCAGTCCGCCACCATGCTCGAAAACGTGGACGCGCTGCTACGCCTCGTCGGCGCCAAAAAGAAGGACGGAGCCGCCGCCCTTTCGGCAACCGACGGGGAGTCCGCGCCTGCGCCCAAGTCCGCCCCTTTGACGTTCTCCCGCAACCGGCGCAGCGCCCGCGCCGCCCGCCCGGCCGAGTTCGTCAACTGA
- a CDS encoding energy transducer TonB, translating into MLVHVALAIVPTRPAATSPNATVRGAAPALRIVSLSLRDSSPPTDASQPENSLHAAGPSGHAPNDTPAITPTLPPCLGLAGDAVTQSAGDRPGNAADFLSSEAFISGSALTAYAAHELRGAGGRASIAFPEPTFSPLPPYPERARLERRGGTVQLQVHLSPHGRPTRVQVAVSSGYADLDAAAREVVQQRWRFPRAAVASSRPPLRVTVHFSLQDRHALVVLAAR; encoded by the coding sequence GTGCTGGTCCACGTCGCGTTGGCCATCGTTCCGACGCGTCCGGCTGCCACGTCCCCGAACGCAACCGTTCGCGGTGCCGCCCCGGCCCTCCGCATTGTCTCACTCTCACTCCGTGACAGCAGCCCCCCCACAGACGCATCTCAGCCTGAGAATTCGCTCCACGCTGCTGGCCCCTCCGGCCACGCGCCTAATGACACCCCTGCAATCACGCCGACGCTGCCACCCTGCCTCGGCCTCGCCGGCGATGCCGTAACGCAGTCCGCCGGCGACCGTCCGGGCAACGCGGCAGATTTCCTATCCTCAGAGGCCTTCATCTCCGGCTCCGCCCTGACCGCCTACGCCGCCCACGAACTCCGGGGTGCAGGTGGCCGGGCCTCGATCGCATTCCCCGAGCCCACGTTCTCCCCACTGCCGCCCTATCCTGAGCGCGCCCGACTCGAGCGCCGCGGCGGCACCGTCCAGCTCCAGGTCCACCTCTCTCCTCACGGTCGTCCGACTCGGGTGCAGGTCGCCGTCTCCTCCGGCTATGCCGATCTGGACGCAGCCGCGCGCGAGGTCGTCCAGCAACGCTGGCGTTTCCCACGCGCCGCGGTCGCCAGCTCCCGGCCACCGCTTCGCGTCACCGTCCACTTCAGCCTCCAAGACCGCCACGCCCTCGTGGTCCTCGCCGCCCGTTGA
- a CDS encoding methyl-accepting chemotaxis protein, with protein MKTITIGKRIGIILASLSLALLIVGGFGISRVLQLRSIAETIVDEALPGVVLLGRIEARANEIQGHNGRLLSLKDAPSRQQLIAAIKQSVADNNKDSEAYAKNMSTEEDKRLFANFMAARTTNRQSRDKYFALIETDPAAAEEVFNTSLTASYTTYAKAVDALLDYNTTRANQFGVQITRDVDKTITFILIVTVISLAAGIALSVITMRAILKVLGEVSDSLHAGAAQTTSAAGEVATASQSLATGSTQQAASLEETSASLEEISSMTKRNAENAQKAKDLAGTARQAADTGVADMSAMKTAMDGIKSSSDEIAKIIKTIDEIAFQTNILALNAAVEAARAGEAGAGFAVVAEEVRNLAQRSAHAARETAQKIEGAIHRTTQGVEISNKVAVSLEEIATRSRQVDELVVEIATASLEQDQGITQVTGAVAQMDHVTQSNAASAEESASAAEELSAQAKAMEDNVRQLLALAGRVTTKTTAADAPVPVAKKAAPRSPAGANGAKPHAPAIMMAPPTSRRNGSTVPPADGFRDITR; from the coding sequence ATGAAGACCATCACTATCGGTAAACGAATCGGCATCATCCTCGCCTCCCTGAGCCTCGCATTGCTCATCGTTGGCGGCTTTGGCATCTCCCGGGTTCTGCAACTCAGGAGCATTGCCGAAACGATCGTGGACGAAGCGCTTCCCGGAGTTGTGCTCCTGGGCCGGATTGAAGCCCGCGCCAATGAGATTCAAGGCCACAATGGTCGCCTGCTGAGCCTCAAGGACGCACCAAGCCGACAGCAGCTGATCGCCGCCATCAAACAATCGGTCGCAGACAACAACAAGGACTCCGAAGCGTACGCGAAGAACATGTCGACAGAGGAGGACAAGCGGCTCTTCGCCAATTTCATGGCGGCGCGCACAACCAACCGGCAGTCGCGCGATAAGTACTTCGCCTTGATCGAGACGGATCCCGCCGCCGCCGAGGAGGTGTTCAACACGAGCCTCACCGCCTCCTACACCACTTATGCGAAGGCCGTGGACGCACTGCTCGACTACAACACAACGCGCGCCAATCAATTCGGCGTCCAGATTACCCGGGACGTCGACAAAACGATCACGTTCATCCTGATCGTCACCGTCATTTCGCTCGCAGCCGGCATTGCCCTGTCGGTGATCACCATGCGGGCCATCCTCAAGGTGCTCGGCGAAGTGTCCGACTCACTCCACGCCGGCGCCGCGCAGACCACCTCCGCCGCCGGCGAGGTTGCGACCGCCAGCCAGTCGCTGGCCACCGGATCCACCCAGCAGGCCGCCTCGCTCGAGGAGACCAGCGCCTCGCTCGAAGAGATCTCCAGCATGACCAAGCGGAACGCCGAGAACGCCCAGAAGGCCAAGGACCTCGCCGGCACCGCCCGCCAGGCCGCCGACACCGGCGTTGCCGACATGTCCGCGATGAAGACCGCGATGGACGGCATCAAGTCCTCCAGCGACGAGATCGCGAAGATCATCAAGACCATCGACGAAATTGCCTTCCAGACGAACATCCTCGCGCTCAACGCCGCCGTCGAAGCCGCCCGCGCCGGTGAGGCCGGCGCCGGCTTCGCCGTCGTCGCCGAAGAGGTCCGCAACCTCGCCCAGCGCTCCGCCCACGCCGCCCGCGAAACCGCCCAGAAGATCGAGGGCGCCATTCACCGCACCACCCAGGGCGTCGAGATCAGCAACAAGGTCGCCGTCAGCCTCGAAGAGATCGCCACCCGCTCCCGCCAAGTCGACGAACTCGTCGTCGAAATCGCCACCGCGTCCCTCGAGCAGGACCAAGGCATCACCCAAGTCACCGGCGCCGTCGCCCAGATGGACCACGTCACCCAGTCCAACGCCGCCAGCGCCGAGGAAAGCGCCAGCGCCGCCGAAGAACTCAGCGCCCAGGCCAAGGCCATGGAGGACAATGTCCGCCAACTCCTCGCCCTCGCCGGCCGCGTCACGACCAAGACGACTGCGGCGGACGCCCCCGTTCCCGTCGCCAAGAAGGCCGCACCCAGGTCACCGGCCGGTGCGAACGGCGCCAAGCCACACGCGCCGGCCATTATGATGGCGCCGCCGACGTCGCGTCGCAACGGAAGCACCGTCCCGCCTGCCGACGGCTTCCGCGACATCACGCGTTAG
- a CDS encoding AraC family transcriptional regulator produces the protein MPGQLNEYPVRPGLTICWGTIQTHPDLVASAAVDSATAILLFTLPESGDRAQEVMQLTSPRLLRTQAAGPLAAGLFAVALALDDSAWLELVGDDLTPGVARMRAFGGEANSDLVTVALSPTARLALESIRRCPFGGTCRSMALSARAHDLLIEFLTRLADDHPTHPVAATQLLEDQVRSAAQLLVQHLESPPSLAELAQRVGVSETTLKRGFHQVYRTTVFGYLRTQRMEKAHAALQSGTATVLEAAALVGYSNPSNFAAAFRRQFGVNPKTFQLAVRR, from the coding sequence ATGCCCGGACAACTCAACGAATATCCCGTTCGGCCCGGCCTGACAATCTGCTGGGGAACGATCCAAACTCATCCCGATCTGGTCGCCTCGGCGGCCGTCGACAGCGCAACCGCCATCCTGCTGTTCACGTTGCCGGAGTCAGGCGACCGCGCACAGGAGGTCATGCAGTTGACTTCTCCGCGTCTGCTCCGAACCCAAGCCGCCGGTCCGCTCGCCGCGGGATTATTCGCTGTCGCCCTGGCGCTCGACGACAGCGCCTGGCTCGAACTCGTCGGCGACGACCTAACCCCGGGTGTCGCACGCATGCGCGCCTTCGGCGGTGAGGCCAACTCCGATCTGGTCACGGTGGCGCTCTCGCCGACGGCGCGACTCGCGCTCGAATCCATCCGCCGGTGCCCGTTTGGCGGCACCTGCCGCTCCATGGCACTCTCCGCTCGCGCGCACGATCTGCTCATCGAGTTCTTGACCCGACTGGCCGACGACCATCCGACCCATCCGGTCGCCGCGACGCAGTTGCTCGAAGACCAGGTGCGCTCTGCCGCCCAACTGCTCGTCCAACACCTTGAATCGCCTCCTTCCCTCGCCGAGCTCGCCCAGCGGGTCGGCGTGAGCGAAACAACCCTAAAACGAGGGTTCCATCAGGTGTACCGCACCACCGTCTTCGGGTATCTGCGCACCCAGCGCATGGAAAAGGCGCACGCCGCACTGCAGAGCGGCACCGCCACGGTTCTCGAGGCCGCTGCCCTCGTCGGCTACAGCAATCCGTCCAACTTCGCCGCCGCCTTTCGCCGCCAATTTGGAGTGAACCCCAAGACCTTCCAGCTGGCCGTCCGCCGCTGA
- a CDS encoding methyl-accepting chemotaxis protein, with translation MNTLTIGKRIALILAALSLALLVVGSYGIYRVVKLRTLTREIVEDAMPGVVVLGRINTRATENQGYAARMLSLKDPADREKLLATLRESAAQNTKDYDAYAKSITTPEEQRLYEKLLATRAANREQRDKFFKLVETDAAAAEQVFNTGLTTTYNAYSDATDASLKYNVDRANTFGAEITTDVDNTITFILIVTVLSLAAGGTLAFFSMRAILKVLGEVSDSLNAGAAQTTSAAGEVATASQSLATGSTQQAASLEETSASLEEISSMTKRNAENAQKAKDLAGTARQAADTGVADMSAMKTAMDGIKSSSDEIAKIIKTIDEIAFQTNILALNAAVEAARAGEAGAGFAVVAEEVRNLAQRSAQAARETAQKIEGAIHRTTQGVEISNKVAVSLEEIATRSRQVDELVVEIATASLEQNQGITQVTSAVAQMDHVTQSNAASAEESASAAEELSAQAKAMEDNVRQLLALAGRATAAEITSESTPPPARKSAPKVPARAAAPKPHGPAIVMTPPAARRNGTTVPPADSFSDITH, from the coding sequence ATGAACACGCTCACCATCGGTAAACGCATCGCGCTCATCCTCGCCGCGCTCAGCCTCGCCCTGCTCGTCGTGGGCAGCTACGGCATCTACCGCGTCGTGAAGCTGCGGACGCTCACGCGCGAGATCGTCGAGGACGCCATGCCGGGCGTGGTCGTTCTCGGCCGCATCAACACGCGAGCGACCGAAAACCAGGGGTACGCGGCACGCATGCTGAGCCTGAAGGATCCAGCAGACCGCGAAAAACTGCTCGCCACGCTGCGCGAGTCCGCGGCCCAGAACACGAAAGACTACGACGCCTACGCAAAATCGATTACCACGCCGGAAGAACAGCGGCTCTACGAGAAACTGCTGGCCACCCGTGCCGCCAATCGCGAGCAACGGGACAAGTTCTTCAAACTGGTTGAGACGGACGCCGCCGCCGCCGAGCAGGTCTTCAACACAGGCCTCACCACGACTTACAACGCGTACTCCGACGCCACCGACGCCTCGCTGAAGTACAACGTGGACCGCGCGAATACGTTTGGGGCCGAGATCACCACCGATGTCGACAACACGATCACCTTCATCCTCATCGTCACCGTTCTGTCGCTCGCCGCCGGTGGTACCCTCGCGTTCTTCAGCATGCGGGCCATCCTCAAGGTCCTCGGCGAGGTGTCCGACTCCCTCAATGCCGGCGCCGCGCAGACGACGTCCGCCGCCGGCGAGGTTGCGACCGCCAGCCAGTCGCTGGCCACCGGCTCCACCCAGCAGGCCGCCTCGCTCGAGGAGACCAGCGCCTCGCTCGAGGAGATCTCCAGCATGACCAAGCGGAACGCCGAGAACGCCCAGAAGGCCAAGGACCTCGCCGGCACGGCCCGCCAGGCCGCCGACACCGGCGTCGCCGACATGTCCGCGATGAAGACCGCGATGGACGGCATCAAGTCCTCCAGCGACGAGATCGCGAAGATCATCAAGACCATCGACGAAATCGCCTTCCAGACCAACATCCTCGCCCTCAACGCCGCCGTCGAAGCCGCCCGCGCTGGTGAGGCCGGCGCCGGCTTCGCCGTCGTCGCTGAAGAGGTCCGCAACCTCGCCCAGCGCTCCGCTCAAGCCGCCCGCGAAACCGCCCAGAAGATCGAGGGCGCCATCCACCGCACCACCCAGGGCGTCGAGATCAGCAACAAGGTCGCCGTCAGCCTCGAAGAGATCGCCACTCGTTCCCGCCAGGTCGACGAACTCGTCGTCGAGATCGCCACCGCCTCCCTCGAACAGAACCAGGGCATCACCCAAGTGACCAGCGCCGTCGCCCAGATGGACCACGTCACCCAGTCCAACGCCGCCAGCGCCGAGGAAAGCGCCAGCGCCGCCGAGGAACTCAGCGCCCAGGCCAAGGCCATGGAGGACAACGTCCGCCAGCTCCTCGCCCTCGCCGGCCGCGCCACTGCCGCTGAAATCACCTCGGAGTCCACGCCGCCGCCCGCCCGGAAGTCCGCGCCCAAGGTTCCCGCGCGCGCCGCCGCCCCGAAACCGCATGGCCCGGCCATCGTGATGACGCCACCCGCCGCGCGCCGCAACGGAACCACCGTCCCGCCCGCCGACAGCTTCAGCGACATCACGCACTAG